CCCGTAGGGCATGAATCATATGAGGATATTTTTGCGGGCGCAAGAGGCGTATGTTTTAACACCGGATTCCAAGCAACCGCCGAAGCGCTCTTTTTAGGGAAAAAATTATATACCGTTCCCCAGCGAGGCCAGCATGAACAACAATGTAATGCCGAAGCGCTCAAAGAATTCGGCGCATGGAGCAGCAAAAAATTAAAGGCGGATTATGTGCGGGAATGGATAGCAGAGGGAAAGCCGACGAAACAACAAGACTATTCTGACCCGATTCCTGAAATAGTGGAACGCATATTAGATTTCACATAAAAAAATCCCGCACGATGCGGGATTTTTTATTTATGATCTTCGTTTTTCCGTTAGCTGGAGAGTTTTTAAAGGAATAATACCTAATGTATACGCACACCGGTCGTGAAAATTAAACCAGCGTCTGCCTTCGGGAGCTTCCCACACTTGGATTACCGGGTCCCAATACGCAAAGTCTTCGCCGCAATCCTCACAGAAATGATCCTGGTAGATGTTCTTTTTTGCTACTGCGTATATAGCCATTACCGCACATATAAAACAAAACACTCCGGCATATGCTGCGTATGCGTGCGACTCCAGATACCAAAACACGGATGCAGAGAATAGCAGCAAAACGCTTGATGCAAAAAAGACCTTCATATACGCAATCCAGCGCATATACCTGTCTCTATTGTTCTTGTGCCGATTGTTTGAGGGATATAGTATTCTATTCCATGCGATTTTCCCCTTCTTCATATTGTCCCTCCTATTTTTATTTCCTCTTCTTCGACGCATGCGCCATGATGCGCGCGCAATGTCTGCGGGAAAAATCCGGAACAAATCTTTTCAACAACTTCTTCGTTGAAAGAAAAATCCTTTTTGCATATGAAGCAGAACCGTTTTATATATACCTGTTCCCGCCAGCGCGAGTAAAAAAAGAGCCCAAACGCAAGCGCAACCCCCACAAACAGCACAGGGAGCGTAATCTCTTTTGCAAAAAACGCGAATACGGAAAACATCAGTACAATTAAACCCACGCTGACAAAAGTAACCCGCACGGCGTGCTTGTACCGCTTGTGGTTGTCGTGCGTGGAGAAATCTGAACGATATCGGCATCTCTTTTCATATATATACATAGCATTCCTCCCTTAATATCCCGTTATCAAAGCCACAACAAACATACGACATTTTTTTCTGCAGGTCAACGAATTCGTTTGCATATTCTATTGACAAACGCACAAAAATAAGGCAAAAATGAAGCAGCATTGCTTTAAAAACAGAATAAGGAGGACCTGCATGTATCGATTAGGAAAAGGAAATCTTCGCGTCCCCAAGCTCGCGCGTCCGGTATATCTTATCGGCTGCGGGCTTACGGATTACAGAAAAGCCTACCCAGAAAAACAATCATGGGAACTTGGGATGGACGCCATGCGTATGGCGGTCAAAGACCATCTCAAAATGGACCCCCGCAAGTTTAAAGAAATGGTGAACTTTGTCATCTATTCGCATTTTGCGGATCATTTTTCAGACCAACTGCTTGCCGCCGCAAAAATGCATGACTACTTGGGCTTTGAGCCTTTGCCTAACCTGGAAATAAAGACAGGAGGCGCAACCGGCGGCTCAGCAGTACTCACAGCAGTCATGACGGTCGGATCCGGTATGGCATCTGTAGTGCCCGTCGTAGGATGGGAACGAATGGACGAGGTAAGTACGCGCCAAGGAAATGCATATATCGCGTCCGCCGCATGCAAAGATTTTGAATCACCGGAAAATTGGCTATATGCGACTTATTACGCGCTCATGATGACGCGGTATTTAAAAGAAAATAAGATTCCGCGGGAGATTCTTGCGCGAATAGCACAAAAAAATCATCACTATGCACGCTTCTCTCCATATACGCAGATGCCCGGCGACTATACGCTTGAAGAAATTATAAACACGAAGGTCGTTTCGGCCCCACTTACATTTCTTGAGTGTTGCCAGATGAGCGTGGGAGCAGCCTGCGTCATCGTTGCCGACGAAGACGCGATAGAAGAATTCGAAAAAGAAAATATCAAAATACAGCCCGTCAAAGTCATCGGCATACACGGTGGAAGCGACACGCTTCGGACCGCGGATAGACGGCCGATGGATATCAATGAATATCTCCTGCCGAACGAAACCCAAGAAACCTATAAAAATAGGATGGTTGATTACCCCGGGTTTACCGCATTTCGCGCGGCGCGCTTTGCTGCGATGAAGGCATACGCGATGGCGGGGATTACCGACCCAGTGAAAGATCTCGATATTCTTGAAACGCACGACGCATTTACCGTATCCGATATACAAACATACGAAGACATCGGACTCCGACCATACGGCAGAGGCGCAGAATTCATGGAAAGCGGAGAGGCATATTTTGAAGGAGCCCTCCCAACCAATCTTTCCGGCGGGCTTATCGGTGGAATGCATTCTGTCGGCGCTACCGGCATATTTCAGATTGCCGAAATTGTCTGGCAGCTCCAAAACAGATGGACGGAATTCCATGCAGATGAAAAATATTGGAGAAAATTCGGAAAAACAAAGCCGAAAGATTTTAAAAATCTCCAGGTAAAAGGAGCGCGGCGAGGCGCTGCAATCAGCCATGCGGGCACAGGCTCGCATGTCACTATGGCAATTCTTGAGGAGGCGTGGCGATGAATACAGAACGACAAAAAGTAACACTTACCACAGACCCGGGAGTTCTTATCAAAGAATTATTCCACAAAACAGTCCCCGATGAATTTCTTGTCGTGCTCAATAGGCACATTATAGACCATCATCACAGTTACGGTGGAGTGACTCCGTTTTTCAGGGGACTTATCGATGGAAAATTACTCGGCACCCAATGTCATTGGATAGAATGCATGGTAGACAACGATGCAAAAATTCTACTCCCCCCTCGCGCGGACTGCCCCGACTGTTGGAACGACATGGAATGGGTAGAGATAGATACAAGCAAAGCAACTATATACTCATACTCCGTGGCGGAATATTCGGGCGCAGGCGCAAAAGGATCTCTTCCGTGGCCGCTTATATCCGTGGAGATTCCCGGCGTATGGACTAAATTTATGAGCTACCTTGCAGAATTCGGTGAGAACGAGCCGTACATCGGCATGCCCATAAAGCCCGTGTTTCGCAGGGAAAATCCAACCTATACCATCTTAGATATAGCGTGGATACCTGACGACGAACGCATAGAAAAAGAAGAAAAAAAGAAAACATGCTGCTGCTCATCATGCAGCTGCACATAAAAAATAAAGCGCTCCGTAATACTGCGGAGCGCTTTTTTTATTACTTTTTATTGCTGATTTTTACCTGTTCCCTTCTTAGGCGGAATCTTTCTTCAAAATCTATGAAAAATACTTCCCGCACATAGAACTTACTCCCCCTGTATTCACCCCAATAATACAGACTGTCGAGAGACACATCATCGCCGTCTTCGCCCTGCAACCACTTTATCGTATGGCGTGTTATAGGCTTGTCATTCCCGCAACTCCCCGCATTGATGACGACCATGGCGCGTGCGTCATCGCTCGAAATGCTCTTCACCGAAAAAGCATCTCCGGGAATAATCTTCATCCCCTCCACAACAACATTTTCTGAACCCAGCCGGCACAGCATCTGCTCTAATTCCATCATCTACTGCCTCCTTTTTGTGAATTATGGTGTGAAAAAAATATAGCACATAAATAAAAAAGGCAACCAATTAAACAGTCGGCGCGGGGGCGTTAGCCGTTTAATTCCCCGCTGTGATATAGTGGATAGGAAATAAATCATTTTAACAGGAGGCTCATTGCCAATGCTAAGACATATGTTGCTATTTTGCCTTGGGTGTACCGTATTTTTTTGCGCCATCATAGCCCTGTCATTTGCTTATTCGGCCGCGTCATTATCAACTACAGGAATCCTCATGGGGGCATATTCTTTTGACTTGGCGGAAGGCGGCATAATCCTTGCTATTGTTTTCGTTGCTTCTATCTTTTTGTTCGCAGGGAGCAGCCTTGCTATTATGGCCTGGAAGTCTAAATTTTCGAGAGAAAAATAAGGAGAGACGCGTGGCGAAGAAACTCGGGGTAAAAAGAATAGTAAAAAAGATAACGCTATGGGAATGTCCTATCTGCAAAACACGCTACAAAACAGAAACAAAAGCGAAATGCTGTGCTCAAAAACCGGTTGAGAAACAATCTTTCGCCGTGGGAGACACGGTGCGATGCAAAGAAACGCGGGAGTGTAGTTATACCTCCAAAAAGGGAAAGCACAGAATGTACACATACACAGGACAGGTCGTTAAGATACATGGCCCCGAACCGGCCGACGAAGAATACGAAAAAAAGTGGCTCGGCTGGAATAGCAAACGGCTCAACAGCCATGTATTTTCGTACATAATAGAATTTCAGTGTCCTGTATGCGGCAAAAAGAAAAGCGATATCCGCTACGCACCCGAACTGGAAAAAGCATAAAAACAGCCGCGTCTGACGCGGCTTTTATTTTTGTCTTTTTTGCGATACTATAGCCATATTGCGGGATTAGTTAAATGGCATAATAACAGTTTTCCAAACTGTGGTCAGGAGTTCGATTCTCCTATCCCGCACCAACATGACCAACAAACAACTCTCCGCCGGGATGATACACAAAGCACCAGCAGATTTACGGACAATCCTTATCTCTCACCCAAAGGCATTCACCGCTTGGGAGGATATCACTCCGCTCGCACGCAATGAGTGGATTTGTTGGATTGAGTCCTCAAACAAACAAGAAACAAGAGGCCGTCGCATTAAAAGGACCGTCGCGGAGCTTGCAAACGGAAAACGCAGGCCTTGTTGCTGGGCTGGCTGCCCTCATCGTTAATCTAACCCGACAAAAACAAAACCCCGCATATGCGGGGTTTTGTCATCGCGTCAGACGCGATTTCACAAGGTTATGAAAAGTAAGAGAAATTATTGGCTGTCAGTTGAGCCGTCACCTTCTGTGGTGTCGCCTCCTTCTGCAGGAGTGCTGCCACCCATGTCACCGCCTGTGGTGTCGCCTCCTTCTGCAGGAGTGCTGCCACCCATGTCACCTCCC
The DNA window shown above is from Candidatus Niyogibacteria bacterium CG10_big_fil_rev_8_21_14_0_10_46_36 and carries:
- a CDS encoding acetyl-CoA acetyltransferase (Catalyzes the synthesis of acetoacetyl coenzyme A from two molecules of acetyl coenzyme A. It can also act as a thiolase, catalyzing the reverse reaction and generating two-carbon units from the four-carbon product of fatty acid oxidation), which translates into the protein MKQHCFKNRIRRTCMYRLGKGNLRVPKLARPVYLIGCGLTDYRKAYPEKQSWELGMDAMRMAVKDHLKMDPRKFKEMVNFVIYSHFADHFSDQLLAAAKMHDYLGFEPLPNLEIKTGGATGGSAVLTAVMTVGSGMASVVPVVGWERMDEVSTRQGNAYIASAACKDFESPENWLYATYYALMMTRYLKENKIPREILARIAQKNHHYARFSPYTQMPGDYTLEEIINTKVVSAPLTFLECCQMSVGAACVIVADEDAIEEFEKENIKIQPVKVIGIHGGSDTLRTADRRPMDINEYLLPNETQETYKNRMVDYPGFTAFRAARFAAMKAYAMAGITDPVKDLDILETHDAFTVSDIQTYEDIGLRPYGRGAEFMESGEAYFEGALPTNLSGGLIGGMHSVGATGIFQIAEIVWQLQNRWTEFHADEKYWRKFGKTKPKDFKNLQVKGARRGAAISHAGTGSHVTMAILEEAWR